A window of Candidatus Binatus sp. genomic DNA:
CCACGCTGCTCCAGGACGGCACCGTGCTGATCGCCGGCGGGGCCGGCACGTCGGGACAGCTCGCCAGCCTTGAGATCTACAATCCGGTCTCGCAAACATTTTCGGTGGCGACGGCCAGTTTGCACAGCGCGCGGCAGGATCATACTGCCACGATCCTCGCCGACGGCACCGTGCTGATCGCCGCCGGCTCGAATTCTTCCGGTCCGCTTGCCAGCGGCGAGATTTACAATCCCGCCACCGGCGCCGTCACCGAGACCGGAAGCCTCAACGCGGCGCGCACGCTGGCGAGCGCATCGATGCTGTACGATATGAATGGCGACGTGCTGATTGAAGGCGGCCGGGATGCCGCCGGCAACGACCTGGATACGGCCGAGGAGTTCGATCCCACGACCGGTACTTTCACCACGCTCACCGCGCAGATGAAGACCGCGCGCAGCGGCCACCTCGGCGTGACTCTGCCTTACAACGGCAAGGTGTTGATCGCGGGCGGCACCAGCGCGGGCGCGCCGGTCGCCGCGACCGAACTTTACGATCCGATTGTCAGCGACTTTGTCGACAACGGCGAGATGAGCACCGCGCGCGATGAGTTCGCGGCCAATTTCTTTGCCGTGCCTGCGGTCGGGCAGGTGCTGCTGAGCGGCGGACTCGACGACACCGGCGCTCCGCTCGCGCTGGCCGAGACGTTTTCCTATCAGACCATCCGCACCGACCAGCCCGACTATCCGCCGGGCTCGCCGGTCATCATTTACGGCGCCGGATTCGCACCCGGCGAGACGGTCATCACCCAGATTCAGGAGTCCGATGGCGACAACACCGAACTGACCGACAGTGCGGATTCTACCGGCTCATTCACCGACTACAATTACTATATCGAAGACACCGACGGCGGCGTGACATTCGTGATGACGGCGACCGGGGCGACCTCGGGACTGACCGCGCAGGATCGCTTCACCGACCATATCGCTTCCGTCACGGTAGCGGTGGTAACCGGCACGGTTACGGCCGGAAACCCCGCAAGCTATACGGCCTATTGCACGCAAACCGCAAACGAGGTCACTAGCGCCACTTACACCACTGCCGCTACCGGCGGACTTGTGAACTCCAACACGGCCCCGACTGCGTGGAACGCCGGAACCGCGCCGTACCTGAAGCCCGCCGGCGCAGGTTGGTCCTTCTCTCCGAATCCCATTGATCCGGGAGGCGATGTTACGGCTTGCGGCTCCGGCCACAAGTCGACGCTGACGATCACCACGACGTGCGGCGGCGCCAACAACACCCCTGCGGGAACCTATCACTTTTACGTAGCCGGAGAGGGGAACGACAATCACTACACCACGAGCTCCTCACAAACCCTAACGGTCAATGCGTGCGCCCAGACTCTAACAAGCATCGCCGTCACACCATCACCGGTCACGGTCACCGCAGGCAATCCTGCGGCTTACACGACTACGTTGACGACCAACGGCGGTGGGGGTGCGCTTAGCGCAGCTTTGAGCGTGACGACCGCGCTGCCCACAGGCGTCACCGCAACGTTCGTCCCGAATCCTATTTCGAGCGTACACAACGGCAGCACGTCAGCACTGACGCTCACCACCACCTGCGGCGGCGCCAACAACACCCCTGCGGGAACGTATCCCTTTACCGTGCAGGCCGTGGCGGACACGACCAAGACCACCACCGGCACGCTGGTCGTGAATACGTGCGCGACCACCACGACGCTGACTTCAAGTCTGAATCCGTCACCGTATGGTCAGTCGGTGACCTTCACCGCGACCGTGACGAGCAGCGGAAACCCGGTCACCTGCGGCACGGTTACGTTCGATGACGGGGTCACGCCGATAGCGACGGGGGTGCCTCTGGGCAGCCCAAGCTCCGACCAGGCGGCCTACACGACCTCGTCGCTGGCGATGGGTAACCACTCGATCACGGCCGTCTATGTTCCCAGCGCGTGCCTTTACATCGGCAGCACGTCGAATGCCGTTACTCAGGCCGTGTATACACCGCTGAAGGTCA
This region includes:
- a CDS encoding kelch repeat-containing protein, which codes for MQLISQTPRGTAGRIGAIVLKSLLVILVLALPIAAEAPGVWTISASLNTARANHAAGMLPNGEALIVGGTGSSGALTSAEIYSLSGNTFTTLPTGLNLAVSGLTATVLGDNTVLLAGGLNGSGAPVATAELYNPSLGAFVTLPAMNTARSHHTATLLQDGTVLIAGGAGTSGQLASLEIYNPVSQTFSVATASLHSARQDHTATILADGTVLIAAGSNSSGPLASGEIYNPATGAVTETGSLNAARTLASASMLYDMNGDVLIEGGRDAAGNDLDTAEEFDPTTGTFTTLTAQMKTARSGHLGVTLPYNGKVLIAGGTSAGAPVAATELYDPIVSDFVDNGEMSTARDEFAANFFAVPAVGQVLLSGGLDDTGAPLALAETFSYQTIRTDQPDYPPGSPVIIYGAGFAPGETVITQIQESDGDNTELTDSADSTGSFTDYNYYIEDTDGGVTFVMTATGATSGLTAQDRFTDHIASVTVAVVTGTVTAGNPASYTAYCTQTANEVTSATYTTAATGGLVNSNTAPTAWNAGTAPYLKPAGAGWSFSPNPIDPGGDVTACGSGHKSTLTITTTCGGANNTPAGTYHFYVAGEGNDNHYTTSSSQTLTVNACAQTLTSIAVTPSPVTVTAGNPAAYTTTLTTNGGGGALSAALSVTTALPTGVTATFVPNPISSVHNGSTSALTLTTTCGGANNTPAGTYPFTVQAVADTTKTTTGTLVVNTCATTTTLTSSLNPSPYGQSVTFTATVTSSGNPVTCGTVTFDDGVTPIATGVPLGSPSSDQAAYTTSSLAMGNHSITAVYVPSACLYIGSTSNAVTQAVYTPLKVTPYSVIFAYSVVGQDTGTGTTTSPARIETAANESANPIHMGTVTVSPSQFAIVADHCSGVTLAPSGGSCTVSVNFTANAATTFTGTMSFPSNSPGGTKYVSLKGTGISGLINQSLTVNFPNTVVGNTSAAKTVTMSNPNPTPVELTVTSIALVDSCGIQVSSDGCSGAILGPKGSIGPIPPRATCTIGVRFAPTSPGPCSETLTVNSDAGNSPSMITLVGNGTLVAPTFSPNPLKFGKVTVGTPSTVSVNVTNPNPEPMTFNPPFTISGGSGEFSVASTTCTGSVAGTCTIDVTFTPSRTGIQSGTLSVFDNGGTGTQNVAVSGTGY